One genomic segment of Ancylobacter sp. IITR112 includes these proteins:
- the hflX gene encoding GTPase HflX has product MILEFKASRTSPAGRAAGLPVEHATEGDATRVVVIVPHLTRRGAGEEGARRSPEARLDEAVGLMLAIDLKLVGSALVGLSQVRPATYLGSGKVEEIAGLVRAEEAGLVFVDAPLSPVQQRNLEKAWSAKVIDRTALILEIFGQRARTKEGVLQVELAHLNYQRSRLVRSWTHLERQRGGFGFLGGPGETQIEADRRLIGERIVKIERELEQVKRTRALHRASRKKVPYPVVALVGYTNAGKSTLFNRLTRADVMAQDLLFATLDPTLRAVQLPTGDKVILSDTVGFISDLPTQLVAAFRATLEEVIEADLILHVRDMAHEDADAQAQDVKSVLADLDIDPDDDHRVIEVWNKIDMLEPDARAGLFNTAARREGDARPIPVSALTGEGMEPLLATISQRLSRERVSLAVDLDPADGGNLSWLYRHSEVMERREDAEGRLHLAVRVPPDRAEQIERRFGARRIRGGGEG; this is encoded by the coding sequence CTGATCTTGGAGTTTAAAGCCTCCCGCACGTCGCCCGCCGGCCGCGCCGCCGGCCTGCCTGTCGAACACGCAACCGAAGGCGACGCGACCCGCGTGGTGGTGATCGTGCCGCATCTGACCCGCCGCGGGGCAGGGGAGGAGGGCGCTCGCCGCTCGCCGGAGGCCCGGCTCGATGAGGCCGTCGGCCTGATGCTGGCGATCGACCTGAAGCTCGTCGGCAGCGCATTGGTCGGGCTGTCGCAGGTGCGCCCGGCCACCTATCTCGGCAGCGGCAAGGTCGAGGAAATCGCCGGCCTGGTGCGGGCGGAGGAGGCGGGGCTGGTCTTTGTCGACGCCCCGCTGAGCCCGGTGCAGCAGCGCAACCTCGAAAAGGCGTGGTCGGCCAAGGTGATCGACCGCACCGCTCTGATTCTGGAAATCTTCGGCCAGCGCGCCCGCACCAAGGAGGGCGTGCTGCAGGTCGAGCTCGCGCATCTCAATTACCAACGCAGCCGGCTGGTGCGTTCCTGGACACATCTGGAACGCCAGCGCGGCGGCTTCGGCTTTCTCGGCGGCCCCGGCGAAACGCAGATCGAGGCTGACCGCCGGCTCATCGGCGAGCGCATCGTCAAGATCGAGCGCGAACTGGAGCAGGTGAAGCGCACACGCGCATTGCACCGTGCGAGCCGCAAGAAGGTGCCCTATCCCGTGGTGGCGCTGGTCGGCTACACCAATGCCGGCAAGTCGACGCTGTTCAACCGGCTGACCCGCGCCGATGTGATGGCGCAGGATCTGCTGTTCGCCACGCTGGACCCGACCTTGCGGGCGGTGCAGCTTCCCACCGGCGATAAGGTGATCCTGTCCGACACGGTCGGCTTCATTTCCGATCTGCCGACCCAGCTCGTCGCCGCTTTCCGTGCGACGCTGGAAGAGGTGATCGAGGCCGACCTGATCCTGCATGTGCGCGACATGGCGCATGAGGACGCGGACGCGCAGGCGCAGGATGTGAAGAGCGTGCTGGCCGATCTCGACATCGACCCGGACGACGACCATCGCGTCATCGAGGTGTGGAACAAGATCGACATGTTGGAGCCGGACGCGCGGGCGGGGCTGTTCAACACCGCCGCCCGGCGCGAAGGCGACGCACGGCCGATCCCTGTCTCCGCGCTTACCGGCGAGGGCATGGAGCCGCTTCTCGCCACCATTTCCCAGCGCCTCTCGCGCGAGCGGGTGAGCCTCGCCGTCGACCTTGACCCCGCCGATGGCGGTAATCTGAGCTGGCTCTACCGCCACAGCGAGGTGATGGAACGTCGGGAGGACGCTGAGGGGCGGCTGCATCTCGCCGTGCGCGTGCCACCCGACCGCGCCGAGCAGATCGAGCGCCGCTTCGGGGCGCGGCGGATCCGGGGAGGCGGGGAGGGTTGA
- the hfq gene encoding RNA chaperone Hfq codes for MAAERSQNLQDTFLNHVRKNKTPLTIFLVNGVKLQGVVTWFDNFCVLLRRDGHSQLVYKHAISTIMPGHPVQLFEPDETGEKG; via the coding sequence ATGGCCGCGGAACGTTCGCAGAACCTCCAGGACACCTTTCTCAACCACGTCCGCAAGAACAAGACGCCGCTCACCATCTTTCTGGTCAATGGCGTGAAGCTTCAGGGAGTCGTCACCTGGTTCGATAATTTCTGCGTGCTGCTGCGCCGCGACGGTCATTCGCAGCTCGTCTACAAGCACGCGATTTCGACCATCATGCCCGGCCATCCGGTTCAGCTTTTCGAGCCGGACGAGACCGGCGAGAAGGGCTGA
- a CDS encoding D-amino-acid transaminase, with product MSRIAYVNGAYVPHAVAGVHVEDRGYQFGDGVYEVCEVRGGHMVDERRHMERLVRSLGELRIRLPMSLAALGVVLRQTIARNRVRDGLVYLQVTRGVARRDHYFPDPATPPSIVVTARALDPAKGEAVAGQGIAVITVPDNRWERVDIKTVGLLPNVLAKEAAKQAGAREAWFVDAGGHVTEGGSTNAWIVTAEGRLVTRPAEAGILRGITRTVMFEVAQMLQLRIEERAFTVAEALAAREAFVTSATNFATPVVRIDGQAIGDGRPGPVARALRENYHRIAEIAD from the coding sequence ATGTCGCGCATCGCCTATGTGAACGGAGCCTATGTGCCGCATGCCGTCGCCGGCGTGCATGTGGAGGATCGCGGCTACCAGTTCGGCGATGGCGTCTATGAGGTCTGCGAGGTGCGCGGCGGCCATATGGTGGATGAGCGCCGGCACATGGAGCGGCTGGTGCGTTCGCTCGGCGAACTGCGCATCCGCCTGCCGATGTCGCTCGCCGCGCTCGGCGTGGTGCTGCGCCAGACCATCGCCCGCAACCGCGTGCGCGACGGCCTCGTCTATCTCCAGGTGACGCGCGGCGTCGCCCGCCGCGACCATTATTTCCCAGATCCGGCGACGCCGCCCTCCATCGTCGTCACCGCCCGCGCGCTCGATCCGGCCAAGGGCGAGGCGGTTGCCGGGCAGGGGATTGCCGTCATCACCGTGCCGGACAATCGCTGGGAGCGGGTCGATATCAAGACCGTCGGCCTCCTGCCGAATGTACTGGCGAAAGAAGCCGCAAAGCAGGCCGGCGCGCGCGAGGCCTGGTTCGTCGATGCCGGTGGCCATGTCACCGAGGGCGGCTCGACCAATGCGTGGATCGTTACCGCCGAGGGGCGGCTGGTCACCCGGCCGGCGGAGGCCGGCATTCTGCGCGGCATCACCCGCACCGTGATGTTCGAGGTGGCGCAGATGCTGCAACTGCGCATCGAGGAGCGGGCCTTCACCGTGGCCGAAGCGCTGGCGGCGCGAGAGGCCTTCGTCACCTCCGCCACCAATTTCGCCACGCCGGTGGTGCGAATCGACGGACAGGCGATCGGCGATGGACGGCCGGGGCCGGTGGCCCGCGCGCTGCGTGAGAACTACCATCGCATCGCCGAGATCGCCGACTGA
- a CDS encoding TrkH family potassium uptake protein, with protein sequence MIAVARHSAQTAGLMAGFLLLAALVSLFRREPGADVFLMTALLTVFGAGAVYLAVRNRAGRLDRLAAYGLLLVLWFGVPVIAAVPIAATTSLGPLHAWLEAVAAFTTTGPVQIQTLENVPRATLGWLLTLQWAGGLLTLVGFVAVLGPAGLGGLPDRSARANLLGVTQQMTLDDALRLVLPIYLGATVLCTFILFLLGVRLFEALGLAGAALSTGGLLPDADGIAAYGHFGIKAVMTLFMLVGGTSILWQRMLLTRRFRLAVGQYENIVLFVLCLGLGIAAAAIGFRTIGSGLSLPIALEDGLFTAVALVTTTAIEPHAGAFASLPVTLVLTVVVIGGASFSTAGGIKIYRAGVMVLQSLRELERLVHPSAVHPRRLGQQNVTLQMMKAIWIMFGVACTVIGALTVALAPAMPSFEAAFVAVVAALGNAGPVYAAGWSAKVSWPEWGALPSYAQLILALAMILGRLEILVVLGLANLALWRR encoded by the coding sequence ATGATCGCGGTCGCCCGCCACAGCGCCCAGACCGCCGGTCTTATGGCCGGTTTTCTGCTGCTGGCCGCGCTGGTTTCGCTGTTCCGGCGCGAGCCGGGTGCCGATGTGTTCCTGATGACGGCGCTGCTGACCGTGTTCGGCGCCGGCGCGGTCTATCTCGCGGTGCGCAACCGCGCCGGCCGGCTGGACCGGCTCGCGGCCTATGGTCTTCTGCTGGTGCTGTGGTTCGGCGTGCCGGTCATCGCCGCCGTGCCGATCGCCGCCACCACCTCGCTCGGGCCGCTGCATGCCTGGCTGGAAGCGGTGGCGGCGTTCACCACCACCGGCCCGGTGCAGATCCAGACGCTTGAGAATGTGCCCCGGGCGACGCTGGGCTGGCTGCTGACACTGCAATGGGCGGGGGGGCTGCTTACCCTCGTCGGCTTCGTCGCCGTGCTCGGCCCTGCCGGTCTCGGCGGCCTGCCGGATCGCAGCGCCCGGGCCAATCTGCTCGGCGTCACCCAGCAGATGACGCTTGACGATGCGCTGCGGCTGGTGCTCCCGATCTACCTTGGCGCGACGGTGTTGTGCACCTTCATCCTGTTCCTGCTCGGCGTGCGCCTGTTCGAGGCGTTGGGCCTCGCAGGGGCGGCGCTGTCCACGGGCGGGCTGCTGCCCGATGCGGACGGCATCGCCGCCTATGGTCATTTCGGCATCAAGGCGGTGATGACCCTGTTCATGCTGGTGGGGGGCACCAGCATATTGTGGCAGCGCATGTTGCTCACACGGCGCTTTCGCCTTGCCGTGGGACAATATGAAAACATTGTACTTTTTGTTCTCTGTCTAGGTCTCGGCATTGCCGCCGCCGCGATCGGTTTCCGCACCATTGGCAGCGGCCTGTCGCTCCCGATCGCGCTGGAGGACGGGCTGTTCACCGCCGTCGCGCTGGTGACGACGACGGCCATCGAGCCGCATGCCGGCGCCTTTGCCAGCCTGCCGGTGACGCTGGTGCTCACGGTGGTCGTCATCGGCGGCGCCAGCTTTTCCACCGCGGGCGGGATCAAGATCTACCGCGCCGGGGTGATGGTGCTGCAGAGTCTGCGCGAACTGGAACGGCTGGTGCACCCCAGCGCGGTGCATCCGCGCCGGCTCGGGCAGCAGAACGTCACCTTGCAGATGATGAAGGCGATCTGGATCATGTTCGGCGTCGCCTGCACCGTCATTGGCGCGCTGACCGTGGCGCTGGCTCCAGCCATGCCCAGCTTCGAGGCGGCCTTCGTCGCGGTGGTCGCGGCGCTGGGCAATGCCGGCCCGGTCTATGCCGCCGGCTGGTCGGCGAAGGTGAGCTGGCCGGAATGGGGCGCGCTGCCGTCCTATGCCCAGCTTATACTGGCTCTCGCCATGATTCTCGGGCGGCTGGAAATTCTCGTCGTGCTGGGGCTGGCGAATTTGGCGCTTTGGCGACGTTAG
- the trkA gene encoding Trk system potassium transporter TrkA, whose translation MKVVICGAGQVGFGIAERLAAEQNDVSIIDTSPRLIQAVTDTLDVRGFVGHGSHPDVLARAGLEAADMLIAVTLHDEVNMIACQVGHALFDVPTKIARVRAQSYLQGHWRDLFSRDHLPIDVVISPELEVGEMVLRRLSLPGAVDTVSFNDSNVVVVGVRCKEDCPVLDTPLRQLTDLFPDLRAVVVAVYRNGKTFVPRSIDSLLAGDLAYFVAHTDQVSRTLSIFGHDEPPAQRIVIGGGGNIGLYVARELEQRNPKARVTIIEDNVTRAEEIAQELTRSVVLRGSALDRTILEEATVGDADTMIAVTNDDRVNILSCLLSRELGAKRMLSLLNDPAYPAFARGLGIDAYVNPRQITVSKVLQYVRKGRIRGVHSLLNGAGEVIEAEALETSPLVGKPLRQLDLFDGMRIGAVIRGGRVLLPRGDTVIQARDRVVMFALADKVKRVEQLFRVSLEFF comes from the coding sequence ATGAAGGTCGTGATTTGCGGCGCGGGGCAGGTGGGGTTCGGCATTGCCGAGCGTCTGGCCGCAGAGCAGAACGACGTTTCCATCATCGACACCTCGCCGCGTCTCATCCAGGCGGTGACCGACACGCTCGACGTGCGCGGCTTCGTCGGCCATGGCTCGCATCCGGATGTGCTGGCCCGCGCCGGGCTGGAGGCGGCGGACATGCTCATCGCCGTCACCCTGCACGATGAAGTCAACATGATCGCCTGCCAGGTCGGCCACGCGCTGTTCGACGTGCCGACCAAGATCGCCCGGGTGCGGGCGCAGAGCTATCTGCAGGGCCATTGGCGCGATCTGTTCTCGCGCGATCATCTGCCGATCGACGTGGTGATCTCGCCCGAGCTGGAAGTGGGCGAGATGGTGCTGCGCCGCCTGTCGCTGCCCGGCGCAGTGGACACGGTCAGCTTCAACGACAGCAATGTCGTCGTGGTCGGCGTGCGCTGTAAGGAGGACTGTCCGGTCCTCGATACGCCGCTGCGCCAGCTCACCGACCTGTTTCCGGATCTGCGCGCCGTTGTGGTGGCGGTCTATCGCAATGGCAAGACCTTCGTGCCGCGTTCCATCGATTCGCTGCTGGCCGGCGACCTCGCCTATTTCGTCGCCCATACCGACCAGGTGAGCCGCACCCTGTCGATCTTCGGCCATGACGAGCCGCCGGCGCAGCGTATCGTCATCGGTGGTGGCGGCAATATCGGGCTCTATGTCGCCCGCGAACTGGAGCAGCGCAACCCGAAGGCGCGGGTGACGATCATCGAGGATAACGTCACGCGCGCCGAGGAAATCGCCCAGGAGCTGACGCGCTCCGTGGTGCTGCGTGGCAGCGCGCTGGACCGCACCATCCTGGAAGAGGCGACCGTCGGCGACGCCGACACCATGATCGCGGTGACCAATGACGACCGGGTCAACATCCTGTCCTGCCTGCTGTCGCGCGAGCTTGGCGCCAAACGCATGCTCTCCCTGCTGAACGACCCCGCCTATCCCGCCTTCGCCCGCGGGCTCGGCATCGACGCCTATGTCAATCCGCGCCAGATCACCGTGTCCAAGGTGCTGCAATATGTCCGCAAGGGGCGCATCCGCGGGGTTCATTCGCTGCTGAACGGAGCGGGCGAGGTGATCGAGGCGGAGGCGCTGGAAACCTCGCCGCTGGTCGGCAAGCCGCTGCGCCAGCTCGACCTGTTCGATGGCATGCGGATCGGCGCCGTCATCCGTGGCGGGCGGGTGCTGCTGCCGCGCGGCGATACGGTGATCCAGGCGCGCGACCGGGTGGTGATGTTCGCCCTCGCCGACAAGGTGAAGCGCGTCGAGCAACTGTTCCGCGTCAGCCTCGAATTCTTCTGA
- a CDS encoding sigma-54-dependent transcriptional regulator: MATDILIVDDEADIRGLVAGILEDEGYGARTAKDSDEALAAIEARRPHLVFLDIWLERSKLDGLQLLERIKKNHPDVPVVMISGHGTIETAVAAIKQGAYDFIEKPFNSDRLILVADRALETLRLKREVRDLKQRTAAPQMLVGRSSVMNQLRQGIERVAPTNSRIMIVGPSGSGKELTARMIHAASQRANGPFVVINAAAITPERMEVELFGVELGEGQGRQVGALEEAHGGTLFIDEIADMPRETQNRILRVLVDQNFLRVGGSTRVSVDVRIISSTARNLEREIAEGRFREDLYHRLGVVPVRVPPLAERREDVPELVEFFLDQISQSTGLPRRRIADDALAVLQSHDWPGNVRQLRNNIERLLILASGEAEAPVTADMLPPDVGALVPSLPSGTGGEHLMGLPLRDAREVFEREYLVAQISRFGGNISRTAEFVGMERSALHRKLKALGIG, translated from the coding sequence ATGGCGACGGACATCCTGATCGTCGATGACGAAGCCGATATTCGCGGTCTGGTCGCGGGCATTCTCGAGGATGAGGGCTATGGCGCCCGCACCGCCAAGGACAGCGACGAGGCGCTGGCCGCCATCGAGGCGCGCCGCCCGCATCTGGTCTTCCTCGATATCTGGCTGGAACGCTCCAAGCTCGACGGGCTGCAGCTTCTGGAACGCATCAAGAAGAACCACCCGGACGTGCCGGTCGTGATGATTTCCGGCCATGGCACCATCGAGACGGCGGTGGCGGCGATCAAGCAGGGCGCCTATGACTTCATCGAGAAGCCGTTCAATTCCGACCGGCTGATCCTCGTCGCCGACCGGGCGCTGGAAACGCTGCGGCTCAAGCGCGAGGTGCGCGACCTCAAGCAGCGCACCGCGGCGCCGCAAATGCTGGTCGGCCGGTCCTCGGTGATGAATCAGCTCCGCCAGGGCATTGAGCGTGTGGCGCCGACCAATAGCCGCATCATGATCGTCGGCCCGTCCGGCTCCGGCAAGGAACTGACCGCCCGCATGATCCATGCCGCCTCGCAGCGGGCGAACGGGCCGTTCGTGGTCATCAACGCCGCCGCCATCACCCCGGAACGGATGGAAGTCGAGCTGTTCGGCGTCGAACTCGGGGAAGGGCAGGGCCGTCAGGTCGGGGCGCTGGAAGAGGCGCATGGCGGCACGCTGTTCATCGACGAAATCGCCGACATGCCGCGCGAGACGCAGAACCGCATCCTGCGGGTTCTGGTCGACCAGAATTTCCTGCGCGTCGGCGGCAGCACGCGCGTCTCGGTCGATGTGCGCATCATCTCTTCCACCGCGCGCAATCTGGAACGGGAAATCGCCGAAGGGCGCTTCCGCGAGGATCTCTATCACCGCCTCGGCGTGGTGCCGGTGCGGGTGCCGCCGCTGGCGGAGCGGCGCGAGGATGTGCCGGAACTGGTCGAGTTCTTCCTCGACCAGATTTCGCAATCCACCGGCCTGCCGCGCCGGCGCATCGCCGACGACGCGCTCGCCGTGCTGCAGTCGCATGACTGGCCCGGCAATGTGCGCCAGTTGCGCAACAATATCGAGCGCCTGCTGATCCTCGCCTCCGGCGAGGCCGAGGCACCGGTCACGGCCGACATGCTGCCTCCCGATGTCGGAGCGCTGGTGCCGAGCCTGCCGAGTGGCACGGGCGGCGAGCATCTGATGGGCCTGCCGCTGCGCGATGCGCGCGAAGTGTTCGAGCGCGAATATCTGGTGGCGCAGATCAGCCGGTTCGGCGGCAATATCTCCCGCACCGCCGAGTTTGTCGGCATGGAGCGCTCCGCCCTCCACCGCAAGCTCAAGGCGCTCGGCATCGGCTGA
- a CDS encoding ATP-binding protein, translating into MSDTSTGGTDRHEALDLGGMGFRFSLWGLAPLAVLLALLIALASFIILIGITPLVPSQDVIIVVLCLNGVMSLVLLSIIGREVWRIVKARRRGRAAARLHVRVVGLFGVVAVVPALLVAILASITLDKGLDRWFSVRTRAIVDNAVSVAQTYVREHAYSIRGDVLGMARDLQRIRPLWDQDRSRFRQALTAQAVVRGLPAAMIIDKDLQVIDRATIRVGREFVVPANLALKDATEEQPLIYLPGDADYVGAVIPLKDFGDLYLYVARAVDPRVIEYLKETQAAVVDYRNLEQQRVGVQVAFAVLYAVISLTVLLCAVWLGINFANRLVAPIRRLIGAADLVAAGNLYVEVPVRRTEGDLSSLAETFNKMTQELRTQRDDLVQARDQIDTRRRFTEAVLSGVGAGVIGLDPQGRISIINRPAEKLLGVAEADVLGTELGAVVPEVAPLLAQAMQAGERSVQANTTLTRNGRDRVIAVRVTTEQSREAEHGWVVTLDDITELVVAQRSSAWADVARRIAHEIKNPLTPIQLSAERLRRRYGKVIGEDREVFDQCTETIIRQVGDIGRMVDEFSSFARMPKPVAEAQDIGETARQVVFLMRVGNPDIVIDLDLPDQPVVARFDRRLVSQALTNIIKNATEALAAVPAEERTDPARIAVKVHADERMVTIDVIDNGKGLPTENRARLLEPYVTTREKGTGLGLAIVGKIMEEHGGGIELDDAPEGRGAWIRLHFARDGGPSAANDGKGTGGTPTSRVVG; encoded by the coding sequence ATGAGCGACACCTCGACCGGCGGAACCGACAGGCACGAGGCGCTCGACCTCGGCGGCATGGGATTCCGCTTCTCGCTCTGGGGGCTGGCCCCGCTGGCGGTGCTGCTGGCGCTGCTGATCGCCCTGGCCAGCTTCATCATCCTCATCGGCATCACCCCGCTGGTGCCCTCGCAGGATGTGATTATCGTCGTGCTGTGCCTCAATGGCGTGATGTCGCTGGTGCTGCTCAGCATCATCGGCCGCGAGGTGTGGCGCATCGTCAAGGCGCGCCGACGCGGGCGGGCGGCGGCACGGCTGCATGTGCGCGTCGTCGGCCTGTTCGGGGTGGTGGCGGTGGTGCCCGCGCTGCTGGTGGCGATCCTCGCAAGCATCACGCTGGACAAGGGCCTCGACCGCTGGTTCTCGGTGCGCACCCGGGCCATCGTCGACAATGCGGTCTCCGTCGCCCAGACCTATGTGCGCGAGCATGCCTATTCCATCCGCGGCGATGTGCTCGGCATGGCGCGCGATCTCCAGCGCATCCGCCCGCTCTGGGACCAGGACCGCAGCCGCTTCCGTCAGGCGCTGACCGCACAGGCGGTGGTGCGCGGCCTGCCGGCAGCGATGATCATCGACAAGGACCTGCAGGTCATCGACCGTGCCACCATCCGCGTCGGGCGGGAATTCGTGGTGCCGGCCAATCTGGCGCTGAAGGACGCGACGGAAGAGCAGCCGCTGATCTATCTGCCGGGCGATGCCGATTATGTCGGTGCCGTCATCCCGCTGAAGGATTTCGGCGACCTTTATCTCTACGTCGCGCGCGCCGTCGATCCGCGGGTCATCGAGTATCTCAAGGAGACGCAGGCCGCCGTCGTCGACTATCGCAACCTTGAACAGCAGCGCGTCGGCGTGCAGGTGGCCTTCGCCGTGCTCTATGCGGTGATCTCGCTCACCGTGCTGCTCTGCGCCGTGTGGCTCGGCATCAATTTCGCCAACCGGCTGGTGGCGCCGATCCGGCGCCTCATCGGCGCGGCCGATCTCGTCGCTGCCGGCAATCTTTACGTCGAGGTGCCCGTGCGCCGCACCGAGGGCGACCTGTCGAGCCTTGCCGAGACCTTCAACAAGATGACGCAGGAACTGCGCACCCAGCGCGACGACCTGGTGCAGGCGCGCGACCAGATCGACACCCGCCGCCGCTTCACCGAGGCGGTGCTGTCGGGCGTCGGCGCCGGCGTCATCGGCCTCGACCCGCAGGGCCGCATCTCCATCATCAACCGCCCGGCGGAGAAGCTGCTCGGCGTGGCGGAAGCCGATGTGCTCGGCACCGAACTCGGCGCCGTGGTCCCGGAAGTTGCCCCGCTGCTCGCCCAGGCGATGCAGGCGGGCGAGCGCAGCGTGCAGGCCAATACGACGCTGACCCGCAACGGCCGCGACCGGGTGATCGCGGTGCGCGTCACCACCGAGCAGTCGCGCGAGGCCGAGCATGGCTGGGTGGTGACGCTCGACGACATCACCGAACTCGTGGTGGCGCAGCGCAGCTCCGCCTGGGCCGATGTCGCCCGCCGCATCGCCCATGAGATCAAGAACCCGCTGACCCCCATCCAGCTCTCCGCCGAGCGCCTGCGTCGGCGTTACGGCAAGGTGATTGGCGAGGACCGCGAGGTGTTCGACCAGTGCACCGAGACCATCATCCGCCAGGTCGGCGATATCGGCCGCATGGTGGACGAGTTCTCCTCCTTCGCCCGCATGCCCAAGCCGGTCGCCGAGGCGCAGGATATTGGCGAGACGGCGCGGCAGGTGGTGTTCCTCATGCGGGTCGGCAATCCCGACATCGTCATCGACCTCGACCTGCCGGACCAGCCGGTGGTCGCCCGTTTCGACCGCCGCCTCGTGTCGCAGGCGCTGACCAACATCATCAAGAACGCCACCGAGGCGCTGGCGGCGGTGCCGGCCGAGGAACGCACCGATCCGGCGCGCATCGCGGTCAAGGTGCATGCGGATGAGCGGATGGTGACGATCGACGTCATCGACAATGGCAAGGGCCTGCCGACCGAGAACCGGGCGCGGCTGCTGGAGCCCTATGTCACGACTCGCGAGAAGGGCACCGGCCTCGGCCTCGCGATCGTCGGAAAGATCATGGAAGAGCATGGCGGCGGCATCGAGCTCGACGATGCCCCCGAAGGGCGCGGGGCGTGGATTCGCCTGCACTTCGCGCGCGATGGCGGCCCCAGTGCCGCCAATGACGGAAAAGGCACGGGCGGCACCCCCACCTCCCGTGTGGTCGGCTGA
- the ntrC gene encoding nitrogen regulation protein NR(I): protein MPTGSILVADDDAAIRTVLNQALSRAGYEVRSCGNAATLWRWVSQGDGDLVITDVVMPDENAFDLLPRIKKVRPDLPVIVMSAQNTFMTAIRASEKGAYEYLPKPFDLKELISIVGRALSEPKKPENALKGLGEDADNIPLVGRSPAMQDIYRVLARLMQTDLTVMIAGESGTGKELVARALHDYGKRRNGPFVAINMAAIPRDLIESELFGHEKGAFTGANARSAGRFEQAEGGTLFLDEIGDMPMEAQTRLLRVLQQGEYTTVGGRTAIKTDVRIVAATNKDLRILIQQGLFREDLFFRLNVVPLRLPPLRERAEDVPDLARHFFLQAEREGLPRKQIDAAALDRLKRYRWPGNVRELENLIRRLAALYPQEVITGSIIEAELSTPVAPPTPEENGQDETLSASVERHLNAYFGGFGENLPPPGLYHRILKDVEYPLLSAALAATRGNQIKAAELLGLNRNTLRKKIRDLDIQIIRTSR from the coding sequence ATGCCGACGGGAAGTATCCTGGTTGCCGATGACGACGCCGCCATCCGCACCGTGCTCAATCAGGCGCTGTCGCGGGCGGGCTATGAGGTGCGCTCCTGCGGCAATGCGGCCACGCTGTGGCGCTGGGTCAGCCAGGGCGACGGCGATCTCGTGATCACCGATGTGGTGATGCCGGACGAGAACGCCTTCGACCTGCTGCCCCGCATCAAGAAGGTGCGCCCGGACCTGCCGGTCATCGTCATGAGCGCGCAGAACACCTTCATGACCGCGATCCGCGCCTCGGAGAAGGGTGCCTATGAATATCTGCCCAAGCCCTTCGACCTGAAGGAGCTGATCTCCATCGTCGGTCGCGCCCTCTCCGAACCGAAGAAGCCGGAGAACGCTCTGAAGGGGCTGGGCGAGGACGCCGACAACATCCCGCTGGTCGGCCGCTCGCCGGCGATGCAGGACATCTACCGCGTGCTGGCGCGGCTGATGCAGACCGATCTCACCGTGATGATCGCCGGCGAGAGCGGCACCGGCAAGGAACTGGTCGCGCGCGCGCTGCATGATTACGGCAAGCGCCGCAACGGGCCGTTCGTCGCCATCAACATGGCGGCGATCCCGCGCGACCTCATCGAATCCGAGCTGTTCGGTCATGAGAAGGGGGCGTTCACTGGCGCCAATGCGCGCTCGGCCGGCCGCTTCGAGCAGGCGGAGGGCGGCACGCTGTTCCTCGACGAGATCGGCGACATGCCGATGGAGGCGCAGACAAGGCTGCTGCGCGTGCTGCAGCAGGGGGAATACACCACGGTCGGCGGGCGCACCGCGATCAAGACCGATGTGCGCATCGTTGCCGCTACCAACAAGGATCTGCGCATCCTCATCCAGCAGGGACTGTTCCGCGAAGACCTGTTCTTCCGCCTCAACGTCGTGCCGCTGCGCCTGCCGCCGCTGCGCGAACGTGCGGAGGACGTGCCGGACCTCGCCCGCCACTTCTTCCTGCAGGCCGAGCGCGAGGGGCTGCCGCGCAAGCAGATCGACGCCGCCGCGCTCGACCGGCTGAAGCGCTACCGCTGGCCGGGCAATGTGCGCGAGCTGGAAAACCTGATCCGTCGCCTCGCCGCGCTCTACCCGCAGGAGGTCATCACCGGCTCGATCATCGAGGCGGAACTCTCGACCCCGGTGGCGCCGCCGACGCCGGAGGAGAACGGCCAGGACGAAACGCTTTCCGCCTCGGTCGAGCGCCACCTCAACGCCTATTTCGGCGGCTTCGGCGAGAATCTGCCCCCGCCCGGCCTCTATCACCGCATTCTCAAGGATGTGGAATATCCGCTGTTGTCTGCCGCGCTGGCGGCGACGCGCGGCAACCAGATCAAGGCGGCTGAATTGCTGGGCCTCAACCGCAACACACTGCGCAAGAAGATCCGGGATCTGGACATCCAGATAATCCGCACCAGTCGGTGA